The DNA region GCCCCGGCGCCCCGCCGGCTGCGACCGTGAGTCGTCCACAGGACAGTCACGCCGCGGGCTGGAGGTATCCGCTTCGAGGCGTTAACGTTTCGGCAGTGATTTGCCGAGCGTGGGGAATGTCCGGGGGCATTATGATCGGGTCGTCGAACCGAGGCTTCGAAAGAATGCCCGAGCCGCCTGTGGCCGGCTCCGGGCCGAAGACGGAAGAGGACACGCCCCTCAAGCGCTCCTTCGGCCGTCGCCCCGCGCGCGGCAAGGCCACCTTCCTGGCCTCGCCGTCGTCGATCCGCCAACCGGTCGGAGGCGTGTTCGAGGATATGGTGGCTCCGGTGCACGAGCCGACGATCTCACCGCTCAAGGCTGCGCTGATCGTGGTCACCGCCTGCTGGGTGGGCGGCCTCGCCGGCTATCTCGGCTGGCGGCTGTCGCAGATGGAGCAGACGGCGCACCCGCCGCAGAGCCCGGCGGCAATCGTCCCGGCGAGCGCTCCGGCTGCGCGCCAGCCGGCGCCCCAGCTCGCGCCTGCCTCCCAGCCTGCCCCGGTCGCGCCGCCGCCCGCCGAGGCGACAGCGCCCGCCGCGCCCGTGCCGGCTACGCCAGCACCGGTTGTGGGCGCCCCGGTTTTGGAAGCCCCGGCGGCGAAGGTCCCCGCGCCGGCCCCCGCGGCCGAAGAACCGGCCGCGAGCCAGCCGGCGGCACCTGAGGTTGTTGAGCCCAAGGTTTCCGAGCCTGAAGCCGTCGCGCCGGCGGCTGCGGCGCCCACGGTCGTCGAGCCCAAGCTCGTCGAGCCTGCCGCCACCGAGCCAACTGCCACCGAGCCGACGGCATCCGAGCCGCAGGCTGCCGAGCCGACCGTGATCGTGCCGCAGGCTGCGGTGCCTCAGGCTGCCGAGCCCAAGGCTGATATCGAGCCCAAGGCCAGCGTTGAACCGAGGGCCGCGGAACCGCAGGCCGCCGAGCCTCAGGCGGTCACTCCCGTGACGGCCAAGCCTGTGACGGCCGAACCGCAGGCCGCCGAGCCCGCCGCCGCTCAGCCGCCGCAGGCGCCGGCCGCAGGCCAAAGCCCCGCGCTGATCCCGGTGATGCCGGCGCCGCCGCCCGGCGCGCCGACGCTGGAGCAGGCCCAGCCGGCCCCGGCGAAGGTGCGCCGCCGCCCGGCACAGCGGCGGACCGCGCCGCCGCCGGCCCAGGCCGAGCCCGCCACCCCGCAGGCGCCGCAGGGCCTGCTGCCCGGCGTCCGGCCCAAGACCGAGACCTTCTGGCGCTGAAACGGTTTTTCTGGCGCTGAGACGTGTCTCCGGCCTGATCAGCCGGAAACGATCTCGCCGGGAACCGCGTCAATGCCGCAGGCCCGGCGCCTCGTGGCCGGTGCGGGCGACATATTCGGTGTAGCCGCCGCCATATTGGTGCACGCCGTCGGGCGTCAGCTCCAGCACCCGGTTCGACAGCGCCGCCAGGAAGTGGCGGTCGTGCGAGACGAACAGCATGGTGCCCTCATAGTTGGCGAGTGCTGAGATCAGCATCTGCTTGGTCGCCATGTCGAGATGGTTGGTCGGCTCGTCGAGCACCAGGAAGTTCGGCGGATCGTAGAGCATCAGCGCCATCACGAGGCGCGCCTTCTCGCCGCCCGACAGCACCCGGCAGCGCTTCTCGACATCGTCGCCCGAGAAGCCGAAGCAGCCGGCGAGCGTGCGCAGCGAGCCCTGGCCGGCGTGCGGAAACGCGTCTTCCAGCGTCTCGAACACCGTGCGCTCGCCGCTCAGCAGATCCATCGCGTGCTGGGCGAAATAGCCCATCTTCACGCTGCCGCCGAGCGTCACCGTGCCCTGGTCCGGCTCGGTGGTGCCGGCCACCAGCTTCAGCAGCGTCGATTTTCCGGCGCCGTTGACGCCCATCACGCACCAGCGCTCGCGGCGGCGGACCATGAAGTCGAGACCCTCATAGATGCGCTTTGAGCCATAGCCCTTGTGGACGCCCTTGAGCGCCACCACGTCCTCGCCCGAGCGCGGCGCGGGCGGAAACTCGAACATCACGCTCTGACGGCGGCGCGGCGGCTCGACGCGTTCGATCTTCTCCAGCTTCTTCACCCGGCTCTGCACCTGGGCGGCGTGCGAGGCGCGCGCCTTGAAGCGCTCGATGAACTTGATCTCCTTGGCCAGCATCGCCTGCTGGCGCTCGAACTGCGCCTGCTGCTGCTTCTCGGCCAGCGCCCGCTGCTCCTCGTAGAACTCGTAGTTTCCGGAGTAGGTGGTGAGCGATCCGCCATCGATCTCGACGATCTTCGAGACGATGCGGTTCATGAAGGCGCGGTCGTGCGAGGTCATCATCAGCGCGCCCTCGAAGCCGCCCAGGAACTCCTCGAGCCAGATCAGGCTTTCGATGTCGAGGTGGTTCGAGGGCTCGTCGAGCAGCATCACGTCGGGCCGCATCAGCAGGATGCGCCCCAGCGCCACGCGCATCTTCCAGCCGCCGGAGAGCTTGCCGACATCGCCGTCCATCATCTCGTCGGAGAAGCCGAGCCCGGCCAGCACCTCGCGGGCGCGGCCCTCCAGCGCGTAGCCGTCGAGCTCCTCGAAGCGGTGCTGCACCTCGCCGTAGCGGGCGATGATGTCGTCCATGTCGTCGGCCTGGTCGGGGTCGGCCATGGCGTGCTCGAGCTCCTTGAGCTCCGCCGCCACCTCGCTCACCGGCCCCGCGCCGTTCATCACCTCGGCCACCGCGCTGTGGCCGCTCATCTCGCCGACGTCCTGGTTGAAGTAGCCGATGGTGAGGCCGCGATCGACCGACACATTGCCTTCGTCGGGGGCTTCCTCGCCGGTGATCATGCGGAACAGCGTGGTCTTGCCGGCGCCATTGGGGCCGACGAGGCCGATCTTCTCGCCCTTGAGCAGGACGGCCGAGGCCTCGATGAACAGGATCTGGTGGCCGTTCTGCTTGGAGATGTTTTCGAGACGGATCATGAACCTTCGGGGCTTCTTCGATGCCGGGCAAGAACTTCGGCAGGCACCGCCGGCGTATCGGCGGGCGCGAAGGTCCTTTCGCGGACGGGAAGGGGCGCGGCGTCACTGGCGCCGCGCGTGGATGGTGGCGCCGGCTTAAGCCATGCCGGGCGCCAGCGAAAGGGGCAGGGCGCAAGCCGGGTGGGACGTCCTTCACGCGGGCCGTCTTGTTCCCTATTCTTGATGGCATGACCAAGCTGCTCGAACAGGCCGTCGAGATCGCCCGCACGCTGCCACCTGACGTGCAGGATGAGATTGCGCGGCTGATGATGTCCCTTGCGCAATCGGCGGAGCCGGAAGAGATCGACCCCGAGCACCTGCCGGATGTGCTGAAGAGCCTTGCTCAAGCCAAGCGGCGTGAGTTTGCGACCGATGAAGAGGTTGAGGCCGCGTTCCGCGCTTTTGAGGAATGAAACTTCGCTACACCCCTGAGGCTGTTGCGGACCTTGTCCGCATCGCCGCTGATATTCGCATCCACAATCCCGCCGCAGCATTGCGAGTACGGGCTGCTATCCTTGACAGCATTCAGAATCTGATAGTGTTCCCTTGCGCCGGGCGGCGCCAGGATGCCGAAGGCGTGCGAAAACTCGTTACCCGGAAATACTTTTACCTCGTCTATTACACGGTCGATGACGCAGCCGAAGAAACCATCATCCTCAACATCAAGCACCCCGCGCAGCGGCGGAAGCATCAGGACGCGTGATGCAATGCGCGACCATGATCTGCAGAAGGTCTTCCCGCGCCGCCTGCGTCCAGGAAACCGGCAAGGAAACGTCAGGCGACATCGGGAGCGGTTTTCCGCGCCGCCTCGAGACGCGCCCGGGCTTCGCGGCGCAGCTCGGTCATGTCGACGGGGCCAGCATCGCCGCTGGCGAGACCATCGTCCCACAGCTTGCGCAGGCGGTTGATGTCGTCCTGGCGCAGTTGCCGCTTGGCCTGCCAGTCGCGGATCGCCTCCCGGACCACCTCGCTGGTGGTGGCATACTCGCCGCCATCGACCGCGGCGCGGATGGCCGACACCTGTTCGCCGGTGAGCGCGACGCTGATCTTCTCGATATTCGCCATGACGGTCCCGTAGCGAGCCCTTGCCCATTCGGAAATATCGGCCCCGTGGGAAATATTGCTACTTCTTGCTACCGAATGCCAGCAGGCATCGCCCGCGTCGGACGAAATGGCGCAGCGTCACCCGTCGTCCCGGACGGCGCAGGATGCGCAGCATCCGACGCCGAGCCGGGACCGTTTTCCGCTTCACGTCGTCCCGGACGGCGCAGGGTGCGCAGCATCCGGCGCCGAGCCGGGACCGATTTCAGAAAGGGGCGCCCTTTTCCGGATGACGGTCCCGGGTCGCGCGGCTGCCGCCGCTTGCCCGGGACGACAGACCACGAAGATGTACGCTCCCGGGTCTCGCTCACGCTCGCCCGGGACGACGACCCAACCCTTTCGGGCGCGCTCAGCCCTTTATCGGCGGCCAGCCATAGCGCGGCACCTCGGCCTTGTAGCGGCGATAGTCGTCGCCGAACTTGGCTTCGAGGTAGCGCTCCTCGCGCAGCACCACGCCGTAATGCAGCACCAGCGCCGCCGGCACCGCCATCACGATCAGCCAGTCCGAGGCCAACGCCAGCGCCAGCCCCACCAGCAGCAGGATCAGGCCGACATACATCGGGTTGCGCACGCGGCCATAGAGGCCGGTGGTCACCAGCGCCGTGCTCGGCCGCCAGGGCAGCGGCGTGGTGCCCGCCGCCTTGAAGCCGCGCTCGCCCGAGAGCGCCAGCGCCACGGCGGCGGCGATCAGCGGCGCCGCCAGGATCTGGCGGAGAAAGAAGCCGATGGCCGGCAGCACCGTGCTCGGCCAAACCATGTCGAGCATGAGCGCCAGCGCCAGCGCAACAGCCGCGATCACCGGCGGCGGGGCGATGACACCGGCGGTGTCCGGCGCGGTCGGCTGCTCGGCCATGGTCCCCTCCTCGCGTGTCCTTGCGTGCTGCCCCATCCTTATCACGCGGGCACTGTCGCGTCGTCCCGGCATGCCAAAGGTCGTCGTCCCGGACGGACGCGGAGCGTCCGAGCCGGGACCGTTTTCAGGACGGGGGCCCTTTTTCGGAGGACGGTCCCGGGTCTCGGCTCCGCCTCGCCCGGGACGACGAACCACGAAGACGGACGGATGGTCCCGGGTCTTCGCGCTGCGAAGCCCGGGACGACAGGAAAGAAGTCGTCGTCCCGGCCAAGCGGCGGCAGCTACGCGAGCCGGGACCGTTTTCAGGAAGGGGGCCCTTTCCGGAGGACGGTCCCGGGTCTCGGCTCCGCCTCGCCCGGGACGACGAACCACGAAGACGGACGGTCCCAAGTCTCGCCCACGTTCGCCCGCGACGACGCCCTTTGGAGCGCCCAGGACGACGCGCGTTCTTACGTCGCACCCGCCGAAAAATGGACGATTTGGTGTCGGCCGGCCGCGATCACGCGTCTGTGATCGAAAAAAGTCGCACACCCACGCATCCGCTCAAGCTCCTCGGCGTTGCCTCCCCAGAGGTTCGAGCCGTCCGGCCGCGTGCACCGACCCATGACGGGCACAAAGAACGACGGGCACCAAGAACCCAGGGAGACCGTCATGCGCCGTTTCGTTTTCGCCTGTGCCTTTGCCGCCACCCTGATCGGAACCGCCGGCATTGCCTCGGCCGGGCCGGTGAGCGTCGGCGAACCGATGTCGCTCGACCCCGCGGACTATCGCGAGGTGGCGTTCCTGTTCCCGTTCGAGCGCGGGCCCTCGACCTATTACCGCCAGCCGTCGCAGTCCGGTTACCAGGCCAATTATCAGGCCGAGCCGGCGGCGCGCAGCACCACCCGCACCATGGTCTCCTATGCCGGGCGCGAGGCGCCGGGAACCATCCTGATCTCGACCACCCAGCGCCGGCTCTATCTGGTGCAGCCCGGCGGGCGGGCGCTGATGTATTCGATCGGCGTCGGCCGCCAGGGCTTCCAGTGGGGCGGCACCCACAGCGTCAGCCGCAAGGAGGAATGGCCGGACTGGCGGCCGCCGTCGGAAATGCTGAAGCGCCGGCCCGATTTGCCGCGCTACATGGCCGGCGGCGAAGACAATCCGCTCGGCGCCCGCGCCATCTATCTCGGCTCGACGCTCTACCGCATCCACGGTTCCAACGAGCCGGAGACCATCGGTCAGGCCGTCTCCTCGGGCTGCTTCCGCATGCTCAATGCCGACGTGATCGACCTGTACAACCGCGTGCGGCTCGGCGCCAAGGTGGTGGTGATGCGCTGACCGGATCCCTTTTCCGGATGGACGGTCCCGGGTCTTCGCGCTGCGAAGTCCGGGACGACATGGGGAGAAGTCGTCGTCCCGGCCAAGCGGCACCAGCCGCGCGAGCCGGGACCGTTTTCAGGACGGGGACCCTTTCCGGATGACGGTCCCGGGTCTCGGCTCCGCCTCGCCCGGGATGACGAGCCAGGAAACCGGCGCCGCGCCCGCGATCTTTGCCTTGATCTTTCCCGCCCGCGCCGCGACAGAGGGGCATGACCCCTTCAGCCCGCCTGCAAGCCGCCATCGACATCCTCGCCGACCTCGACGCCCGCCGCCGCCCGGCGGCCGAGGCGCTGAAGGACTGGGGCGCCCATCATCGCTTCGCCGGCTCGGGCGACCGCGCCGCCATCGCCGGCCTCGTCTATGACGCGCTGCGCCGGCAGGCCTCGGCGACGTGGCTGCTCGATGCGGCGACACCGCGCGCGGTGATGCTGGGCACCCTGCGTCTCGCCCGCGGCCTCGATGCCGAGGCCATCGCCCGGCTGTTCGACGGCTCGGCCCACGCCCCTGCCCCGCTGACCGAGTCCGAGCGGGAACGCCTCGCCACCGCGAGCCTCGAAGGCGCCCCGGCCTGGGTGGCCGGCGACTATCCCGAATGGCTCGACGGCCGGCTGGCGGCGGCGTTCGGCGACGCCCGCATCGAGGAGGCGCGGGCGCTGGCGGCACGGGCGCCGCTCGACCTGCGCGTCAACCGGCTGAGGACCGGCCGCGCCGCCGCCAGGGCCGCGCTCGCCCACCTCCATGCCGCCGACACCCCTTGGTCGCCGGACGGGCTGCGCATCCTCGTGCCGGCCGAGGGCAAGAGCCCGGCGGTGCAGGCCGAGCCCGCTTTCCTCAAGGGGCAGATCGAGATCCAGGACGAGGGCTCGCAGCTTGCGGCGCTGCTCACCGGCGCCAAGGCCGGCGAACAGGTGCTCGACCTCTGCGCCGGCGGCGGCGGCAAGACGCTGGCGCTCGCCGCGCTGATGGCCAATCGCGGCCAGGTGTTCGCGTTCGATGCCGACAGCCGCCGGCTCGCGCCGATCTTCGCGCGGCTGGAGCGCGCTTCGACCCGCAACGTCCAGGTCCGCGCGCCGCGGGGCAAGCAGGACGTGCTGGCCGAGCTTGCCGGCCACATGGATCTGGTGGTGGTCGATGCCCCCTGCACCGGCACCGGCACGTGGCGCCGCAATCCCGACGCCAAGTGGCGGCTGCGCCCCGGCGCCGTCGAGCAGCGCGTGAAGGAGCAGGCCGAGCTGCTCGATCAGGCCGTCCGCTACGTCAAGCCGGGCGGACGCATCGCCTACGTCACCTGCTCGGTGCTGCCGGAGGAGAATGAGGGCCAGATCCGCCGCTTCATAGCTGCGACGCCGGGCTGGCGCGCCGTTGCGCCGGAGAGCGTCGCCGCAACGCTGGCCAAAAGCGCGGCAGCGACTGCAGGCGACGACGCAGCGTCGGCGAACGGCGCCGCAACGTTCGCGGAGGCGGTGCGCTGCAGTGATGTCGGCCTCACCATGACACCGCTGCGCACCGGCACGGACGGATTCTTCCTGTCTCTCATGACACGCAAGGATTGAAAATACGGCCAGATTGAGCCTTGCCGCAAAGCCGGCGGGATTTCGCCGGGCCCGGTCAAGATCCCGGCATGAAATCGTCCCTTCGGTGGGGAAGTAATCGGCCGTCCGGCCGCTGCGGCCGGGGTTTCGTGTTTTCCATCAACGGCCGAGGTCGCCCGTGAATTCCGCCCCCCGCGCTTTGGACCACACCACCGCGGACCCGCACGCCGCCGCGCCGCGCGGCCTGCTCTCCAGGATCGGGCGGGTGGTCACCGTCATGCAGGCGGTCAGCGCCGTGCTGGCGGTGCCGATCGGCGTCACCGGCGCCTATTCGGTCTACAACGCCAATCTGTCGACCGCTGCAACCTGCAAGACGCTGCGCGCCTCGCTCGTCGCCACCCTCGACCGCAATGTCGATCCCGACACTCGCCGCCGGTTGATGCGCCGCGATGTCGAGGCGTTCGCGCAGCAATGCGCCGCGGCCGATCCCGACGCGGTCGAGGTGTTCCGCGCCGAGCTGGCCAAGGCCGAGGCCGCGCCGGCTGCGGGCCCGGCGCAGGCGGTTACGCAGACAGCGGCGCCTCAGCCCGTCGTGGCTCAACCCGCTCCGCCGCAGGGCGCGGCGCAGCCGGCCGCCGGGCTCGCGGTGGTGCCGGTGCCGGTGCCGCGCCCGGCGACGCTGCACGCCGCTTTGCCGCGCCGCGAGGCGCCACGCCCGGAGGTGCCGCATGCGGAGTCGCCGCGGGTCGAGACGCCGCGGGCTGAGACGCCACACTTTGAGACTCGCCCGGAGACTCGCCCGGCGGTCGAGGCGCCCGTGCCGGCGGTCCCCGACCTCCCGCCGCCCAGCGCCGCGGCGCCGGTGAAACCGGAGCCGCCGATCGCCTCGCCGCAACCAAAAGGTGTGTGGGGGCCGCTGCGGCCGCCGGCCGATGTCGGTCCCGCCGCCCCGCCGTCGCCGCCGGCAGAGACCGAAGATCTTTCGCCGCAGACCGTGCTGCGGCTGGGAACCTTGCTGCGCTGACCGCCCCGGACGCGCGGCCGGCGCTTCACAGCGCCGCAACCGCGCCGGATGGAGCGGCCGCCCGGCGCGACGGCGGCACCGGGTTTTCCCTCATAAACCTCTGACTTGAGTCGATATTTCCCGTTACTGTAGCGGGATACCCTGACACAACCTGCGCCACGCCGGTAGCCTCGAACCGCCGGCTGCGGCACCGGCGCGATTTGCCGCGCCTGCTTCCCTTTCCAGCCCTATCCCGACTCGCCCGCCGCCGGTGCCAACCGGTAGCGCCTGTAACCTTGTCATAATGTCGCAGGGATCCGGCCGAATTGGTCGCATATGATTTCATTAACAACCGACCGCCGATAGAAAACACGGCGGCACTTTGGGGAATACGGGAGGACCAAGGTGTTCCAAATCGAAGCGATCGAGCGCGACGCGCTCATCTCCTTGCATCAAAGTGCAACCGACCTCGACCGCAAGGCGGCCGGGCTGTCGATCGAGACCATTGGCGGCACCACCGTATCGATCGCCGCCAAGCTGCCGCCCAGCGCCACCGCGGTGAACCGCGCCATCGGCCTCGGCCTCGACCGGCCGGCCGAGCCGGACCTGATCTCGGCCGTGGCCGACGCCTATGAGCGCGCGGGCGTCGCCAACTACATCGTCCACTGGCACCCCGACGCCGCGCCGACCCGGGCGGCCAACTGGATCGCCGGGCGCGGTCTGGTGCGGGCGCCGGGCTGGATGAAGTTCGTGCGCGGGCGCTCCGCCCCGCCGTTGCCCCGGCCCCACCACTTCGACGTGCGGCGGGTCGGTGCCGAGGACGGGCTGGCCTTCGCGCGCATCATCTGCAGCGCGCTGGGCCTCGGTCAGGCGGCCGAGGGCTGGCTGTCGCGCCTGCCCTCCGCCCCGGGCTGGCACGCCTTCATGAGCTTCGCCGACGACAAGCCGGCCGGCGCCGGCGCGGTGTTCATCTCCGGCGAGACCGCTTGGCTCGACTGGTGCGCCACCGCCCGCGACTTCCGCGGCAAGGGCAGCCATTCGGCGCTGCTGTCGGCGCGCATCACCGCCGCGCTCGACCTCGGCTGCCGGACCATCGCCACCTGCGCGCGGGACGACGAGCCGAGCATGGGCGACGACCATTCGTCCTATGCCAACATCGTTCGCGCCGGTTTCCGCGAGAGCTATGTGCGCGACAACTACACGCCGCAGCGAAGCTGAACCCGGGCGAAGGTGAGCCGCTGCGGCAGTGAGCCGGCGTTCGGCTGATCGGGCCGGGTCGCCCTTGTCCCGCTGCCGAAGCTCCCCGCCCGAGCGGGGATTTTCGGCGTGAGACCGCCTCCCACGACAATTCCTCCCGGTGCCGGTGCGGGCTGCGCGGCGCCGGGATCGTGCGTGTCCCTCCCCTGACACCCCGTGCCGGCCGCGCGGGGCTTGACCGCGCGAATGCGGCGCCGCAAGAACCGCCTGAGACCTGCTCCTCGCCGCGCGGCGGCGCGCCCTGCGCCCTCGCCGCGCCCGTCCGACAGCATCCCCTCAGGCGGCCGACAGTCAGCGGCCCGGAACCGACGGCACATGACCCAGGCGGCTTCTCTCCAAGATTCGCTCCACGACAAGATCCTCATCGTCGATTTCGGCTCCCAGGTGACCCAGCTCATCGCCCGCCGGGTACGGGAGGAAGGGGTCTATTGCGAGATCGTGCCGTTCCAGGCCGCCGAAGCCGCCTTTGCGGCGATGCGGCCGATCGGCGTCATCCTGTCGGGCGGCCCGGCCTCGGTGACCGAGATGGCCTCGCCGCGGGCGCCGCAGGCGATTTTTGACGCCGGCGTGCCGGTGCTCGGCATCTGCTATGGCGAGCAGACCATGGTGGCCCAGCTCGGCGGCACGGTGGAGGGCGGCCACCACCGCGAATTCGGCCGCGCCGAGGTGGAGGTGACCGCCGAATCCGCGCTGTTCGACGGCGTGTGGCGGATGGGCGAGAAGTATCCGGTGTGGATGAGCCATGGCGACCGCGTCACGGCCCTGCCGGAGGGCTTCTCGGTCATCGGCGTGTCGCCCAACGCGCCGTTCGCGGCCATCGCCGACGAGAAGCGCCGCTTC from Blastochloris tepida includes:
- a CDS encoding GNAT family N-acetyltransferase — its product is MFQIEAIERDALISLHQSATDLDRKAAGLSIETIGGTTVSIAAKLPPSATAVNRAIGLGLDRPAEPDLISAVADAYERAGVANYIVHWHPDAAPTRAANWIAGRGLVRAPGWMKFVRGRSAPPLPRPHHFDVRRVGAEDGLAFARIICSALGLGQAAEGWLSRLPSAPGWHAFMSFADDKPAGAGAVFISGETAWLDWCATARDFRGKGSHSALLSARITAALDLGCRTIATCARDDEPSMGDDHSSYANIVRAGFRESYVRDNYTPQRS
- a CDS encoding L,D-transpeptidase, whose amino-acid sequence is MRRFVFACAFAATLIGTAGIASAGPVSVGEPMSLDPADYREVAFLFPFERGPSTYYRQPSQSGYQANYQAEPAARSTTRTMVSYAGREAPGTILISTTQRRLYLVQPGGRALMYSIGVGRQGFQWGGTHSVSRKEEWPDWRPPSEMLKRRPDLPRYMAGGEDNPLGARAIYLGSTLYRIHGSNEPETIGQAVSSGCFRMLNADVIDLYNRVRLGAKVVVMR
- a CDS encoding methyltransferase family protein, yielding MAEQPTAPDTAGVIAPPPVIAAVALALALMLDMVWPSTVLPAIGFFLRQILAAPLIAAAVALALSGERGFKAAGTTPLPWRPSTALVTTGLYGRVRNPMYVGLILLLVGLALALASDWLIVMAVPAALVLHYGVVLREERYLEAKFGDDYRRYKAEVPRYGWPPIKG
- a CDS encoding RsmB/NOP family class I SAM-dependent RNA methyltransferase gives rise to the protein MTPSARLQAAIDILADLDARRRPAAEALKDWGAHHRFAGSGDRAAIAGLVYDALRRQASATWLLDAATPRAVMLGTLRLARGLDAEAIARLFDGSAHAPAPLTESERERLATASLEGAPAWVAGDYPEWLDGRLAAAFGDARIEEARALAARAPLDLRVNRLRTGRAAARAALAHLHAADTPWSPDGLRILVPAEGKSPAVQAEPAFLKGQIEIQDEGSQLAALLTGAKAGEQVLDLCAGGGGKTLALAALMANRGQVFAFDADSRRLAPIFARLERASTRNVQVRAPRGKQDVLAELAGHMDLVVVDAPCTGTGTWRRNPDAKWRLRPGAVEQRVKEQAELLDQAVRYVKPGGRIAYVTCSVLPEENEGQIRRFIAATPGWRAVAPESVAATLAKSAAATAGDDAASANGAATFAEAVRCSDVGLTMTPLRTGTDGFFLSLMTRKD
- a CDS encoding ABC-F family ATP-binding cassette domain-containing protein is translated as MIRLENISKQNGHQILFIEASAVLLKGEKIGLVGPNGAGKTTLFRMITGEEAPDEGNVSVDRGLTIGYFNQDVGEMSGHSAVAEVMNGAGPVSEVAAELKELEHAMADPDQADDMDDIIARYGEVQHRFEELDGYALEGRAREVLAGLGFSDEMMDGDVGKLSGGWKMRVALGRILLMRPDVMLLDEPSNHLDIESLIWLEEFLGGFEGALMMTSHDRAFMNRIVSKIVEIDGGSLTTYSGNYEFYEEQRALAEKQQQAQFERQQAMLAKEIKFIERFKARASHAAQVQSRVKKLEKIERVEPPRRRQSVMFEFPPAPRSGEDVVALKGVHKGYGSKRIYEGLDFMVRRRERWCVMGVNGAGKSTLLKLVAGTTEPDQGTVTLGGSVKMGYFAQHAMDLLSGERTVFETLEDAFPHAGQGSLRTLAGCFGFSGDDVEKRCRVLSGGEKARLVMALMLYDPPNFLVLDEPTNHLDMATKQMLISALANYEGTMLFVSHDRHFLAALSNRVLELTPDGVHQYGGGYTEYVARTGHEAPGLRH
- a CDS encoding type II toxin-antitoxin system RelE/ParE family toxin, coding for MKLRYTPEAVADLVRIAADIRIHNPAAALRVRAAILDSIQNLIVFPCAGRRQDAEGVRKLVTRKYFYLVYYTVDDAAEETIILNIKHPAQRRKHQDA
- a CDS encoding ribbon-helix-helix domain-containing protein, whose protein sequence is MANIEKISVALTGEQVSAIRAAVDGGEYATTSEVVREAIRDWQAKRQLRQDDINRLRKLWDDGLASGDAGPVDMTELRREARARLEAARKTAPDVA